A portion of the Vespula vulgaris chromosome 24, iyVesVulg1.1, whole genome shotgun sequence genome contains these proteins:
- the LOC127071927 gene encoding lysine-specific demethylase 4A-like isoform X2 produces MVNNTPRGIPRIQVFRPTYEEFKDFTKYIEYMESKGAHKAGLAKVIPPPEWIPRKSGYDLNTLDLTIPAPICQVVTGKQGLYQQINIQKKSMTVKEYSKLANSDRYNTPRHFDYEDLERKYWKNITYVAPIYGADVSGSLTDPDVKEWNINHLGTILDYVNKDYGISIDGVNTAYLYFGMWKTTFAWHTEDMDLYSINYLHFGAPKTWYAIPPEHGRRLERLASGFFPSSYQSCQAFLRHKMSLISPQILRQYSIPCNKITQEAGEIMITFPYGYHAGFNHGFNCAESTNFATPRWVEYGKRATQCTCSKDMVKISMDTFVKRFQPERYELWLRGEDIGPHPEDPRQTAAPMPSQMDLLCSNSSNGQLPQSYLNAAPKNKRHTIHKKKNIIGTNPDVDMAELVNRSDIPADLKKALQDLEFEEGDDQPDEQQLEVLEDIWLKAGEMDVNEATVYDDGYNRKKGRKRKKKQNGNEKEKKDQKTKKNSGKLINPKSTDDVTVLIKSESELISAGSNQESIDQQNLLNQDNSIQTNDNVASESNSNTSISQLPNDESNSLETINKSSPKKRKKHSKTPEHKIKQKNISKGKRKQTNIPLFVPNEPLDVSDADVQRKLIAMPSLSPHKVSTMKDISNNQRKINLLPGNIISVGNEFSMTTMKDKTVVNITNSGQIIHSSYEDEKQIDGPINVDTQEKQCSLMKNTKKANTKLIYKSTFPNINILKNIAVQSKQIDESAGIKPLNEDSKIYTQDTKMIGNTSYKSVGTVQTERCITNYTRKDIIKAPRLMHLDLSNTKVISKVELDDNVKVEKGLHVAPNLVMLSKDDAHNTKQDTKRITFLPNTSFNADPPILQSEVIGKETIVQKNKEMDILNPSTTFTIQTKSNTGMCNYFPKSKILPQSLCQSNISGKKSIELKSINDSNNKEMTKNFWQIPYNNSIFLSNDKCNRPLQLSIANAKGGSGMLNTCTNIQIGPATTATFTTLKKLSDTNAVLLATPPNPLSSQCSKITLNSPIQLNTMEPNKSTLHSNDNSSTNFTSLTRILPSSEQMVSKNSLIVRKIDNEQGTCRKSIKHTSTKSLLSCTVKKIDESANLDIKQASTSVSVDKVEGNMPYSLNYHFNNLQNQQKAVMTSLIKQDDKYFNVSKSQRQSIEKNSNNKYLTMPELKPIKSPIARRKSKEKLKKATTRKKQLPESTIISLGSEEKSSSNSHPALTIPGHISDMLNPNIPSNDLMKAFNDYWSAQISHCAICATFASTRCGNSQLMPPDWKYCKPTILPESSPIWVSATLFAVNSKEQAIESENDKLLRCRECHVTVHASCYGITVLPTDPSNWACDKCKAGKTDVMCCLCPMRGGAVKRTSDGGWAHILCALILPGVTFKDAINKDPINVLTIRTDILKQQCCYCGYSDGACLSCSQCNNLFHPSCGLVAGATFVIPVYNSQELQVTCHGHDDGKEKIPIIRQGETVWAKHRNSRYYKAKVESIKDTLFYMVTFSDNSFSDDLYPLDIINYDPGKPPQVGAAVTVNWTDGEVYDGTFEGTNHQIMYTVIFEDGSQLALKRNDIYSLQEDMPKRVRSRLK; encoded by the exons atggTCAATAACACACCACGGGGTATACCCCGTATTCAAGTTTTTAGGCCCACTTATGAGGAATTTAAAGATTTTACAAAGTATATAGAGTATATGGAAAGCAAAGGAGCTCATAAAGCAGGATTGGCTAAAGTTATTCCACCTCCTGAGTGGATACCGAGAAAAAGTGGTTACGACCTGAATACTTTAGATCTTACGATTCCTGCACCTATATGCCAAGTTGTTACGGGAAAGCAAGGTCTTTACCAACAAATTAATATCCAAAAGAAGTCAATGACGGTCAAAGAATATAGCAAATTAGCTAACTCTGATCGTTATAATACGCCTCGACATTTTGATTATGAAGATTTAGAAAGGaaatattggaaaaatataacatatgtaGCTCCCATATATGGGGCAGATGTATCTGGTTCATTAACCGATCCCGATGTAAAAGAATGGAATATCAATCATTTAGGGACGATATTGGATTACGTAAATAAGGATTATGGTATATCTATAGACGGCGTTAATACGGCGTATCTATATTTTGGAATGTGGAAAACTACATTTGCATGGCATACAGAGGATATGGAtctttattcgattaattatctGCATTTTGGTGCACCAAAAACTTGGTATGCTATACCACCAGAGCATGGCCGCAGACTAGAGAGATTAGCCAGTGGTTTTTTTCCATCTAGTTATCAAAGCTGTCAAGCCTTTTTACGTCATAAAATGTCATTAATATCCCCACAAATATTGAGACAATATTCTATTCCGTGTAATAAGATAACGCAAGAGGCAGGggaaataatgataacattTCCTTATGGATACCATGCTGGTTTTAATCATGGTTTCAATTGTGCAGAATCAACAAACTTTGCTACCCCCAGATGGGTAGAATATGGCAAACGAGCGACCCAATGCACATGCAGTAAAGATATGGTAAAAATATCTATGGATACATTTGTCAAGCGCTTTCAACCGGAAAGATACGAATTGTGGCTTCGCGGGGAAGATATTGGTCCTCACCCGGAGGATCCTAGACAAACGGCAGCGCCTATGCCCTCTCAGATGGATTTATTGTGTAGTAACAGCAGTAACGGACAGTTACCACAAAGTTATTTAAATGCCGCTCCTAAAAATAAGAGACATACCAttcataagaagaaaaatatcattggTACCAATCCTGATGTTGATATGGCCGAGTTAGTTAATCGTTCAGACATTCCGGCGGATTTAAAGAAGGCTTTACAAGATCTCGAATTTGAGGAAGGTGATGATCAACCAGACGAACAACAATTGGAAGTATTGGAAGATATTTGGCTTAAGGCAGGTGAGATGGATGTCAACGAAGCAACTGTCTATGACGATGGctataatcgtaaaaaaggtagaaagagaaagaagaagcaaaatggtaacgaaaaagagaaaaaggatcagaaaacaaagaaaaattctggCAAACTGATTAATCCAAAGAGCACAGACGATGTGACGGTTTTGATTAAATCAGAATCAGAATTGATTTCTGCAGGTTCTAATCAAGAATCAATCGATCAacagaatttattaaatcaagATAATTCAATTCAAACTAATGATAATGTCGCATCGGAAAGTAATAGTAATACATCGATCTCTCAATTACCAAACGATGAATCTAATTCGCTGGAAACTATTAATAAGTCATCTcctaagaaaaggaaaaaacattCTAAAACCCCGGAACATaagataaaacagaaaaatatttctaaaggCAAGCGTAAACAGACAAACATACCTTTATTTGTTCCTAATGAGCCGCTAGATGTTTCTGATGCTGATGTTCAGCGTAAGCTAATAGCAATGCCAAGTCTTAGCCCCCATAAAGTATCTACTATGaaagatatttctaataatcaaAGGAAGATTAATCTACTACCAGGCAATATTATTTCTGTTGGAAATGAATTTAGTATGACCACTATGAAGGATAAAACGGTAGTAAATATTACTAATAGTGGACAGATAATACATTCTTCTTATGAAGATGAGAAACAGATTGACGGTCCTATAAACGTTGATACGCAAGAGAAACAATGTTCTCTCATGAAGAATACCAAAAAGGCAAATACAAagcttatttataaatcaacattccctaatataaatatattaaaaaatattgctgtACAAAGTAAACAAATTGATGAAAGTGCAGGTATAAAACCTTTAAATGAAGATTCGAAAATTTATACTCAGGATACCAAGATGATTGGTAATACATCTTACAAAAGTGTTGGAACGGTACAAACAGAAAGATGTATTACAAATTACACAAGAAAGGATATAATAAAGGCGCCTAGGCTGATGCATTTAGATTTGTCCAATACCAAAGTAATATCAAAAGTAGAACTTGATGATAATGTTAAGGTCGAGAAAGGGCTACATGTTGCTCCTAATTTGGTAATGTTATCCAAAGACGACGCACACAATACGAAGCAAGATACGAAGCGCATTACGTTTTTGCCGAATACATCATTCAACGCTGACCCACCAATATTACAAAGCGAAGTTATAGGCAAAGAGACCATAGtacaaaagaacaaagaaatgGACATTTTAAATCCTTCAACGACATTTACTATTCAAACGAAAAGTAATACAGGTATGTGtaattattttccaaaaagtaaaattttaccACAATCACTTTGTCAAAGTAATATCAGCGGAAAGAAGAGTAtagaattaaaatcaattaatgattcaaataataaagaaatgactAAAAACTTTTGGCAAATTCCATATAATAACAgtattttcttatcaaatGACAAATGTAATAGACCACTTCAATTATCTATAGCAAATGCAAAAGGAGGAAGTGGCATGTTGAATACTTGTACAAATATTCAGATAGGTCCCGCAACAACTGCAACCTTTACAACgctaaaaaaattatcagacACAAACGCAGTCTTACTAGCTACACCTCCTAATCCATTATCCTCGCAATGCTCAAAAATTACTCTAAATTCTCCGATTCAATTGAACACAATGGAACCAAATAAATCCACCTTACATAGTAATGATAATTCATCAACAAATTTTACATCTTTGACGAGAATTTTACCATCGTCGGAACAAATGGtttcgaaaaattctttaatagtCCGAAAAATTGATAACGAACAAGGAACTTGcagaaaatcaataaaacatACAAGTACAAAATCATTGCTTAGTTGTACAGTAAAGAAGATCGACGAATCAGctaatttagatataaaacaaGCTAGTACAAGTGTATCGGTGGATAAGGTCGAAGGTAATATGCCATATAgtttaaattatcattttaacaATTTACAAAATCAGCAGAAAGCTGTTATGACATCTTTGATAAAGCAAGATGATAAGTACTTTAACGTGTCTAAATCTCAACGGCAAAGTATAGAGAAAAATTCTAACAATAAATACTTGACAATGCCAGAATTAAAACCGATCAAGTCACCCATAGCCAGAAGGAAATCCAAAGAGAAGCTTAAAAAAGCTACAACAAGGAAAAAACAACTTCCCGAATCGACAATTATATCGTTGGGTTCGGAAGAGAAAAGTTCTTCCAATTCACATCCGGCTCTAACCATACCTGGTCACATTTCTGATATGTTAAATCCAAATATTCCGAGCAATGACCTAATGAAAGCTTTCAATGATTATTGGAGTGCTCAAATTTCACACTGTGCAATTTGTGCAACTTTTGCTTCTACTCGTTGTGGAAATAGTCAGTTAATGCCACCTGATTGGAAGTATTGCAAACCTACTATTCTACCTGAAAGTTCTCCAATATgg GTATCGGCAACACTTTTTGCTGTAAATTCAAAAGAACAAGCTATTGAATCGGAAAATGACAAACTATTGAGATGTCGTGAATGTCATGTAACAGTTCATGCTTCCTGTTATGGAATTACAGTTTTGCCCACTGATCCATCAAATTGGGCATGCGATAAATGTAAGGCTGGTAAAACTGACGTG ATGTGCTGTTTATGCCCTATGCGTGGAGGTGCTGTGAAACGCACGAGCGATGGCGGTTGGGCACACATTTTGTGTGCTCTGATACTACCAGGTGTAACTTTTAAAGATGCTATCAATAAAGATCCTATTAACGTATTAACAATTAGAACCGATATTTTAAAACAACAATGTTGTTATTGCGGATACAGCGACGGCGCTTGCCTCAGTTGTTCCCAatgcaataatttatttcaccCTTCGTGCGGACTTGTGGCAGGTGCTACTTTTGTAATACCGGTATACAATAGTCAAGAACTGCAG GTAACATGCCATGGCCATGACGACGGTAAGGAAAAAATTCCTATTATTCGTCAGGGCGAAACAGTATGGGCAAAACACCGGAATTCCAGATATTACAAAGCAAAAGTAGAGTCTATAAAGGATACACTTTTCTATATGGTCACTTTTAGCGACAACAGTTTTAGCGATGATTTGTATCCTTTGGATATAATT aattatGATCCTGGAAAACCACCTCAAGTTGGTGCGGCTGTTACTGTTAATTGGACAGACGGTGAAGTCTATGATGGTACTTTTGAGGGCACTAATCATCAAATTATGTACACC gTAATTTTTGAAGATGGTTCTCAACTTGCCTTAAAGcgtaacgatatatatagTTTACAAGAAGATATGCCAAAAAGGGTACGCTCACGTTTG AAATGA